The Iamia majanohamensis genome window below encodes:
- the ectA gene encoding diaminobutyrate acetyltransferase, translating into MTTTTPTSAAGPAGATGPTFRAPTASDGPAMWDLARASGLDENSPYAYVMWGEYHAGTSVVAVDDDGDLVGFVMGFRVPAAPETVFVWQVATSEACRGQGIAARLLDSLVERTGAEAVEATVTPGNDPSAALFRGLGKRHGKRVEETPLFAEDLFPGDHEAEVRFRIPVGTP; encoded by the coding sequence GTGACGACCACGACACCGACATCCGCCGCAGGCCCTGCCGGCGCCACCGGACCCACGTTCCGAGCGCCGACCGCCAGCGACGGCCCGGCGATGTGGGACCTGGCGCGGGCCTCCGGGCTCGACGAGAACTCGCCCTACGCCTACGTGATGTGGGGCGAGTACCACGCCGGGACCAGCGTCGTCGCCGTCGACGACGACGGTGACCTGGTCGGCTTCGTCATGGGCTTCCGCGTCCCTGCCGCACCGGAGACGGTGTTCGTCTGGCAGGTCGCCACGTCGGAGGCCTGTCGCGGCCAGGGCATCGCCGCCCGTCTGCTCGACTCCCTCGTGGAGCGCACCGGGGCGGAGGCCGTCGAGGCCACCGTCACGCCGGGGAACGACCCCTCGGCCGCCCTCTTCCGGGGCTTGGGTAAGCGACACGGGAAACGGGTAGAGGAGACACCGCTGTTCGCCGAGGACCTGTTCCCCGGTGACCACGAGGCCGAGGTCCGCTTCCGGATCCCGGTGGGGACACCCTGA